Proteins found in one Strigops habroptila isolate Jane chromosome 21, bStrHab1.2.pri, whole genome shotgun sequence genomic segment:
- the NUDT18 gene encoding 8-oxo-dGDP phosphatase NUDT18 isoform X1 has product MGGAGDAPARGTPAPMGEAPVAELDAVLDGGGWEVGGSFEGPPQPTSPIRLGRNVCYVVLAVLFDEEDRVLLVQEAKPECRGKWYLPAGRMEPGESIVAAMRREVKEETGLECDPLTLLVLEERGPAWIRFAFLARPTGGTLKTLAEADSESLQAAWWAGDPRALPLRAPDILPLLDLAARYHRSPPHPPTLPQELPCALLCLRLLIAFTGTAGDLWVLLGTAGTPRLPVVACGTSPSELRRGLRLPVLRLLRGCLSPEPPPGPMGLLGLQHRAGGAGGADGICFNVLLSLAPGSPRAEPPELCSPVFRWWHVEEQSLRGRILQRLHTTVPVHS; this is encoded by the exons ATGGGCGGGGCTGGTGACGCG CCGGCCCGCGGGACCCCCGCGCCCATGGGGGAGGCTCCGGTGGCGGAGCTGGATGCGGTGCTGGATGGCGGCGGGTGGGAGGTGGGGGGCAGCTTCGAGGGTCCCCCCCAGCCCACCAGCCCAATCCGCCTGGGGAGAAACGTCTGCTACGTCGTCCTGGCCGTGCTCTTCGATGAAGAG gaccgggtgctgctggtgcaggaggcCAAGCCCGAGTGCCGTGGGAAGTGGTACCTGCCCGCGGGCAGGATGGAGCCCGGCGAGAGCATCGTGGCTGCCATGAGGAGGGAGGTGAAGGAGGAGACGGGGCTGGAGTGTGACCCCCTCAcgctgctggtgctggaggagcGGGGCCCGGCCTGGATCCGCTTCGCCTTCCTCGCACGCCCCACTG GCGGGACCCTGAAGACCCTGGCGGAGGCTGACTCCGAGTCGCTACAAGCCGCGTGGTGGGCTGGGGACCCCCGCGCCCTGCCGCTGCGCGCCCCCGACATCCTGCCCCTGCTGGACCTCGCCGCGCGCTACCACCGCAGCCCCCCGCACCCCCCGACGCTGCCGCAGGAGCTGCCCTGCGCCCTGCTCTGCCTGCGGCTGCTCATCGCCTTCACCGGCACCGCCGGGGacctctgggtgctgctgggcaccGCCGGGACCCCGCGCTTGCCCGTGGTGGCCTGTGGCACGTCCCCGTCCGAGCTGCGCAGGGGGCTGCGCCTGCCCGTGCTGCGGCTGCTGCGGGGCTGCCTGAGCCCAGAGCCCCCTCCGGGCCCaatggggctgctggggctgcagcaccgTGCTGGAGGCGCTGGGGGGGCCGATGGCATCTGCTTCAACGTGCTGCTGAGCCTCGCGCCGGGCAGCCCGCGCGCTGAGCCCCCCGAGCTGTGCAGCCCCGTGTTCCGGTGGTGGCACGTGGAGGAGCAGAGCTTGAGGGGTCGCATCCTGCAGCGGCTCCACACCACGGTGCCCGTGCACAGCTGA
- the NUDT18 gene encoding 8-oxo-dGDP phosphatase NUDT18 isoform X2, with amino-acid sequence MGEAPVAELDAVLDGGGWEVGGSFEGPPQPTSPIRLGRNVCYVVLAVLFDEEDRVLLVQEAKPECRGKWYLPAGRMEPGESIVAAMRREVKEETGLECDPLTLLVLEERGPAWIRFAFLARPTGGTLKTLAEADSESLQAAWWAGDPRALPLRAPDILPLLDLAARYHRSPPHPPTLPQELPCALLCLRLLIAFTGTAGDLWVLLGTAGTPRLPVVACGTSPSELRRGLRLPVLRLLRGCLSPEPPPGPMGLLGLQHRAGGAGGADGICFNVLLSLAPGSPRAEPPELCSPVFRWWHVEEQSLRGRILQRLHTTVPVHS; translated from the exons ATGGGGGAGGCTCCGGTGGCGGAGCTGGATGCGGTGCTGGATGGCGGCGGGTGGGAGGTGGGGGGCAGCTTCGAGGGTCCCCCCCAGCCCACCAGCCCAATCCGCCTGGGGAGAAACGTCTGCTACGTCGTCCTGGCCGTGCTCTTCGATGAAGAG gaccgggtgctgctggtgcaggaggcCAAGCCCGAGTGCCGTGGGAAGTGGTACCTGCCCGCGGGCAGGATGGAGCCCGGCGAGAGCATCGTGGCTGCCATGAGGAGGGAGGTGAAGGAGGAGACGGGGCTGGAGTGTGACCCCCTCAcgctgctggtgctggaggagcGGGGCCCGGCCTGGATCCGCTTCGCCTTCCTCGCACGCCCCACTG GCGGGACCCTGAAGACCCTGGCGGAGGCTGACTCCGAGTCGCTACAAGCCGCGTGGTGGGCTGGGGACCCCCGCGCCCTGCCGCTGCGCGCCCCCGACATCCTGCCCCTGCTGGACCTCGCCGCGCGCTACCACCGCAGCCCCCCGCACCCCCCGACGCTGCCGCAGGAGCTGCCCTGCGCCCTGCTCTGCCTGCGGCTGCTCATCGCCTTCACCGGCACCGCCGGGGacctctgggtgctgctgggcaccGCCGGGACCCCGCGCTTGCCCGTGGTGGCCTGTGGCACGTCCCCGTCCGAGCTGCGCAGGGGGCTGCGCCTGCCCGTGCTGCGGCTGCTGCGGGGCTGCCTGAGCCCAGAGCCCCCTCCGGGCCCaatggggctgctggggctgcagcaccgTGCTGGAGGCGCTGGGGGGGCCGATGGCATCTGCTTCAACGTGCTGCTGAGCCTCGCGCCGGGCAGCCCGCGCGCTGAGCCCCCCGAGCTGTGCAGCCCCGTGTTCCGGTGGTGGCACGTGGAGGAGCAGAGCTTGAGGGGTCGCATCCTGCAGCGGCTCCACACCACGGTGCCCGTGCACAGCTGA